The window TCCAGCATCGAATTTTCCAGCGCATTTACCGAAACCCAACCGTTGACGCTGTGGATAACCAGCTTCGCCCGCCGCCAGGCAAGGCTTTCAAGCCAACGACCAACGAGCGTCGCATCGAAAGTCTGACTCGGATGCCAGCGCCACCCCACGCTCCAGCCGCCCTCCTGCTCCTGGCTCAAGCAAATTGGCAGCGCAAGTTCGGTCCAGATGGCCGGCAGCTGCGCCAATCCTTTGGGCGCAACGAAGTTATCCACACCCGCTACAGCCTGAACCCCAAGCCCAGGTAACTCACTCAATGGCAACGCGGCTTGCTGCGTCCAGTACAACGGGCGTGCCGGCAACCGTGCAGCGATTCGCTGGCGATCGGCGTCGTCTAGATTTTCGGCTTTATTCATCAGCAACAGACCGGCGCTGCTCAGTGCTTCCTGTTGCGCCACCGGCAGCGGTTTACCGGCGGCAAGCGCCAGGGCGTCCAGCACCAGTACGCAGGGTTGTACAGCCAATACACCTTGCCACGGCGCCTCACTCAATTGCCTGAGCAATTGCGCCGGATGCCCAAGCCCAGAGGGCTCGATAAACAGCCGATCCGGCCGCGCCTTGCGCAGCAAACGCCCGAGGCCGATCTGAAATGGCGCACCATTGACGCAACACAAACAGCCCCCGGCCACTTCGCCCAGTGCGATACCATCGGCATCCCGGGTCAACAACGCAGCGTCGAGGCCGATCTGGCCGAACTCGTTGATCAGCACCGCCCAGCGCTCATTCGCAGGCCGCTGCGCCAGCAGGTGCTTGATCAGGCTGGTCTTGCCGGCACCCAAAGGGCCTGCAATGACGTGCGTGGGAATGTTCTGCAACATGGTCGAAAGTTTCTGAGGAGGTAAGGATGCGGTTGATGGGATTGTCGTTGCTCCTGGCACTCACTTCAGGTGAAGCGCTGGCCCAAGCTTGCGTGGTACATAGCACGGCTGCGCGACTCGACGTGAAAGTCTGCCAGCAAAACCGCAACATCCCGGAAAAACTGTTCGCCGACGGTTTCTGCCAGCCGAACCTTCCTGGCCAGAAAGTCGAGGTGCAGTACGTCGATCAATGCCCCACCGGTGCGTTCGGCGTGTGCAGCAACGCCCAAGTCGCCAATATGCCTTACCGGCAGGATATTCACTATTACGGCGTAGCCACGGATGCGGCGTATTTGAAGCCGTTTTGCGAAGCCCAGAGCCAGGGCACCTGGCTCAAGCCGTGAGCCGCTAGCTCAACCAGTCGAGTGTCAGGATCAGCCGCCGCTCACCGGACCCAAGCTGTGGCGAGCGGTGAATCAGGCCGAAGCCTTCGTTGCCATGCCATTTCTCGCCTTTGAGCAACGCAACTTCGCCGCTGGCGATCTGCTCGATCAGCGGCCCGTCCTGGGGTTCGGCTTCGGGCTTGCCCAGTTGTCGGCGATCCATCGCACCTTCCTTCAGCCACTGGCTGCCGATCCCGCAATACGTGGTGATCAGCCGCACCGGCACGTGATCGACGTGGAAACGCGGGCACATGGCCTTGTCCAGGACCCGCAGGCGCAAGCCGACACGCTTGGCGCCCAGCAAACAGGCGAAAGCACTGACCAGCCAGGAGATGTCGGCGATGAAACCTTCGTAACCTTCGAGATCGCTGAAACCTGAGGCCAATCCGTGAAGATTGGGTTCGGTGTCATCGCTGGGCAGTTCCAGGACCAGCGACTCGGCCAGCGGATCGTTCAGGGACAGCAGCAAACTCCCGAAATCAGCGATGTGCGCCGGCAGTTGGCGCTGCCAAACGGCTAGGTTTACGCCGTCATCCAGTACTCGAGTCAACGCTTTGGGCGTCTCACCTTGAACCTGATAAATGATCGGCCGTAGCTTCAGACTGGGTGCCAACATCAGGCTGCCTCCTCGTCGTGCCACGGGCCAAATGGATCTGCCAGCAATCGCCAGCCCTCGACGCCTAACGCCATTTCATCGTCGGTCAGCAGGCAATTGTCGAGTTCGTCGGTGAGTTGCGCGAAGTCGATGTTCTGGCCGATGAACACTAGTTCCTGGCGGCAATCGCCAGTGGTTGCGGTCCAGTTTTCCATGATCCCGGCGGTACTTTCTTCGTCCTGCGGCCACTGGGTTTTCGGCACGAAACGCCACCAGCGCCCGGCGAAACCATGGCGCATCAATCCGCCGGCCTGGGACCAGCTACCGGCGTCCATGTGCTTGCTGGCCAGCCAGAAGAAGCCCTTGGAGCGCAGCAGTTTGCCGTTCACCCACGGGCGGTCGATGAAGCTGAAAAAGCGCTGCGGATGAAACGGTCGGCGTGCTCGGTAGGCTGTCGAGGCGATGCCGTATTCCTCGGTTTCGGGCACGTGTTCGCCACGCAACTCCTTAAGCCAGCCCGGTGCCTGGGCGGCCTTTTCGAAGTCGAAACGACCGGTATTGAGGATTTTCTTCAGCGGCACTTCACCCATGACCATCGGAATGATTTCGGCCTGGGCATTGAGCCGTTCGAGGATCGCGATCAACTCTTGGCGTTCGCTGCTGCTGATCAAGTCGATCTTGCTGATCAAAATCACGTCGGCGAATTCGATCTGCTCGATCAACAGGTCGGTGATCGAGCGTTCGTCCTCTTCACCCAAGGTATCACCACGGGATGCGAGGCTTTCGGCGGCCTGATAGTCGAGCAGGAAGTTCATGCCATCGACCACGGTGACCATGGTGTCGAGCCGGGCGATGTCGGCCAGGCTCTGCCCTTCTTCATCGCGGAAAGTGAAGGTTTCCGCCACGGGCAGCGGCTCGGAAATGCCGGTGGACTCGATCAATAAATAATCAAAGCGACCCTCTTTGGCGAGTTTGCTCACCTCCTCCAGCAAGTCTTCGCGCAAGGTGCAGCAGATGCAGCCATTGCTCATCTCCACCAGTTTTTCTTCGGCACGATTCAGGCTGACATCGCGCTGGACCTCGCCGCCATCGATGTTGATTTCGCTCATATCATTGACGATCACGGCGACGCGCAGGTTGTCGCGATTACGCAGTACGTAGTTGAGCAGCGTGCTTTTGCCAGCGCCGAGAAAGCCCGACAGGACGGTTACGGGGAGACGATTGGGCATCAGGTATTCCTCACAGAGATGCCCGGTCGCAGTGTCGGGCTTACCTGATGTTATAGTATAACAACACAATCAAGCCACTCTCCTCTTGCCTGCGATGACAAAGAGCACAATGCACAAGCCCATTCTGATTGTTGCGAGCGTTGGAGATGACTCAGGTTTCACTCCGCGCTGGCCTGTACATGATGAAAGTCTGTTCATAAAAAAGGCGTGGTCGATTTCAATGTAATAACATAACATTGAGAATCAACTTCCACGACGGACCTGCTCATGAATGCGCTGACTCTGCCGGATATTGCCGCGCAGGCATCACGCCAAGCCCTGCCACTCGACTGGGTAGGCATGTGCGGCATTGCTCTTCCTGTTTTGTTCGATGGCCAACGATTGAGTGCAATGGTTGACGCCGGCGTTAGCCTCGACGATGGCGAGGCGCGCGGGATTCATATGTCGCGGCTGTACTTGGCGCTGGAAATGCTCGAGCAAGAAAACCTGACACCCGCTTTGTTGCGGCAAGTGTTACAGCGTTTTCTCAAGACTCATGAAGGACTCTCCAACAGCGCGTACATAAAAATCCACACTGATTTACTGCTCAAAAGACCAGCGCTGGTCAGCCCATTGGCCGGCTGGAAAACTTATCCAGTGAGCATCAAAGCTCGTTTGAAAAACGCGATGTTCCACGTGGAACTAAAAATCGACGTGCCTTATTCCTCGACTTGTCCGTGTTCGGCCGCGCTTTCCCGGCAGCTGATTCAGCAGCAATTCGTCGATGACTTCGCCAACAAGCCGCTGCAACATGCCGATGTTTTGTCTTGGCTTGGCTCGACAAAAGGCATCGTCGCAACGCCTCACAGCCAACGGAGCACTGCGAGATTGCGGCTTCGACTGGACGATTTTCTGGATGACTTGCCGCTGATCGCGATCATCAACGACGCCGAAGCGGCTCTCGGCACCGCCGTGCAAACCGCTGTAAAACGCGCCGATGAACAAGCCTTCGCGCTGGCCAACGGTCAGAACCTGATGTTCTGCGAAGACGCCGCACGACGTTTGAACCTGGCCTTGAAACGCGCCCCCGGCATCAACGCCTTCCACATACGAGTCGTCCACGCGGAAAGCCTCCACGCCCACGATGCGGTCGCCGAAAGCCGCTGGAATTGGGAGGCCGCATGATTCATTGCCAAGCCTTGCGTTGGGGTGCACCCGGCCAGCCACTGACTCCGCCCGTGGATTTCGAACTGGCCAAAGGAAGCCTGACCGCGGTCATCGGTGCCAATGGTTCGGGTAAAAGCAGCCTGCTGAAAGTCATCGCCGGCTTGCAAAAACCGCTGACCGGCAAAGTCATCCTGGATGTTCCACGCAAGGGCAGCCTCTCGTTCCTGCCCCAGCAACAACACCTGGACCGGCAATTCCCCATCAGCCTGCAAGAGCTTGTGGCCGCTGGTTTCTGGGGCAGCACGCAGTCTCCCGAGATACGCAGACAACGCCTCAAAGCCGTGCTGGAAAACTGGTGCCTGAGCGGACTGGAACAACGCCCATTGATGGCCTTGTCCGGCGGTGAGTTACAACGTGCCCTGCTCGCCCGTTTGAGTCTCGCCGACGCACCATTGCTATTGCTCGACGAACCCCACGCCGCCCTCGA of the Pseudomonas frederiksbergensis genome contains:
- a CDS encoding CobW family GTP-binding protein; amino-acid sequence: MLQNIPTHVIAGPLGAGKTSLIKHLLAQRPANERWAVLINEFGQIGLDAALLTRDADGIALGEVAGGCLCCVNGAPFQIGLGRLLRKARPDRLFIEPSGLGHPAQLLRQLSEAPWQGVLAVQPCVLVLDALALAAGKPLPVAQQEALSSAGLLLMNKAENLDDADRQRIAARLPARPLYWTQQAALPLSELPGLGVQAVAGVDNFVAPKGLAQLPAIWTELALPICLSQEQEGGWSVGWRWHPSQTFDATLVGRWLESLAWRRAKLVIHSVNGWVSVNALENSMLDWQPSEWRRDSRIELIFSEPQDVDSLQSNLADCRSSKT
- the folE2 gene encoding GTP cyclohydrolase FolE2, whose translation is MNALTLPDIAAQASRQALPLDWVGMCGIALPVLFDGQRLSAMVDAGVSLDDGEARGIHMSRLYLALEMLEQENLTPALLRQVLQRFLKTHEGLSNSAYIKIHTDLLLKRPALVSPLAGWKTYPVSIKARLKNAMFHVELKIDVPYSSTCPCSAALSRQLIQQQFVDDFANKPLQHADVLSWLGSTKGIVATPHSQRSTARLRLRLDDFLDDLPLIAIINDAEAALGTAVQTAVKRADEQAFALANGQNLMFCEDAARRLNLALKRAPGINAFHIRVVHAESLHAHDAVAESRWNWEAA
- the zigA gene encoding zinc metallochaperone GTPase ZigA; translated protein: MPNRLPVTVLSGFLGAGKSTLLNYVLRNRDNLRVAVIVNDMSEINIDGGEVQRDVSLNRAEEKLVEMSNGCICCTLREDLLEEVSKLAKEGRFDYLLIESTGISEPLPVAETFTFRDEEGQSLADIARLDTMVTVVDGMNFLLDYQAAESLASRGDTLGEEDERSITDLLIEQIEFADVILISKIDLISSSERQELIAILERLNAQAEIIPMVMGEVPLKKILNTGRFDFEKAAQAPGWLKELRGEHVPETEEYGIASTAYRARRPFHPQRFFSFIDRPWVNGKLLRSKGFFWLASKHMDAGSWSQAGGLMRHGFAGRWWRFVPKTQWPQDEESTAGIMENWTATTGDCRQELVFIGQNIDFAQLTDELDNCLLTDDEMALGVEGWRLLADPFGPWHDEEAA
- a CDS encoding DUF1826 domain-containing protein; the encoded protein is MLAPSLKLRPIIYQVQGETPKALTRVLDDGVNLAVWQRQLPAHIADFGSLLLSLNDPLAESLVLELPSDDTEPNLHGLASGFSDLEGYEGFIADISWLVSAFACLLGAKRVGLRLRVLDKAMCPRFHVDHVPVRLITTYCGIGSQWLKEGAMDRRQLGKPEAEPQDGPLIEQIASGEVALLKGEKWHGNEGFGLIHRSPQLGSGERRLILTLDWLS
- a CDS encoding metal ABC transporter ATP-binding protein yields the protein MIHCQALRWGAPGQPLTPPVDFELAKGSLTAVIGANGSGKSSLLKVIAGLQKPLTGKVILDVPRKGSLSFLPQQQHLDRQFPISLQELVAAGFWGSTQSPEIRRQRLKAVLENWCLSGLEQRPLMALSGGELQRALLARLSLADAPLLLLDEPHAALDELGQALLWKHIHAWHAEGRTQLIVCHDLTAVRQHIPQTLLIKSTGCVLGSSVDLIHQQPHTRVA